One region of Maylandia zebra isolate NMK-2024a linkage group LG10, Mzebra_GT3a, whole genome shotgun sequence genomic DNA includes:
- the shpk gene encoding sedoheptulokinase: MSNFILGLDVGTSSVKAVLLDRGCRAIAASQSLPTVSDLADDSGIKAKEQDTGRIIDTLDRCIGLLPRDKLQHVCCIGLTGQMHGVLFWKPKSGCVWSNSDSLTAKDTSQLITWQDGRCSNDFLTSLPRPDSHLSVATGFGCATIFWYMKHKPKFLEDFTVAGTIQDYVVSMLCGLDRCVMTPQNAASWGFFNTSSNQWNENILKGAGFPLHLLPKCVPSGSLAGKTCSQWHGIPAGTPVGAALGDFQCSVYSCMSERTDAVLNISTSAQLTYAMPADFKPPDSLQPASSISYFPYFESTYLAVAASLNGGNVLASFVEMLTSWMRELGAELSDSCLYEKLIHCALNQETSNLRVSPTILGERHDPLCLGHVTGISTSNLSLGHVIRALCHGVLDNVTSMMPVEHLQQAGVRRIVGSGSALARNEVLRQEVEKAFPLQVVYGQNADSALGVAMILCDRL, encoded by the exons ATGTCTAACTTTATCCTGGGTTTGGACGTGGGTACCTCTTCAGTAAAAGCCGTTTTATTAGACAGAGGATGTAGAGCTATAGCTGCCAGTCAGTCTTTACCGACTGTTTCTGATTTAGCCGACGATAGCGGGATAAAG GCGAAAGAGCAGGACACGGGTCGGATCATAGACACTCTGGACCGGTGCATTGGCCTCCTGCCCAGAGACAAACTGCAGCATGTGTGCTGCATCGGGCTGACCGGACAGATGCACGGAGTTTTATTCTGGAAACCAAAAAGCG GTTGCGTCTGGTCCAATAGTGATTCCTTAACAGCCAAAGACACCAGTCAGCTGATCACCTGGCAAGATGGACGTTGCAGCAATGACTTCCTCACCTCTCTTCCCAGACCAGACTCTCATCTCAGCGTCGCCACGGGGTTTGGCTGTGCAACAATCTTCTGGTACATGAAACACAA ACCCAAATTCCTTGAGGACTTTACGGTTGCAGGTACTATCCAGGACTATGTGGTGTCCATGCTGTGCGGTTTGGACAGGTGTGTGATGACACCCCAGAATGCAGCCAGCTGGGGCTTCTTCAACACGTCATCCAATCAGTGGAACGAAAACAT TCTGAAGGGTGCTGGCTTCCCTTTGCACCTGCTTCCTAAGTGTGTGCCATCTGGTAGCTTGGCAGGAAAGACCTGCTCTCAGTGGCACGGCATCCCTGCTGGCACGCCAGTAGGGGCCGCGCTAGGAGACTTCCAGTGCTCCGTCTACTCCTGCATGAGCGAACGGACAGATGCAG TCCTTAACATAAGCACTTCAGCCCAGCTGACCTACGCCATGCCAGCTGACTTCAAACCTCCAGATTCTCTTCAGCCTGCCTCGTCCATCTCCTACTTCCCTTACTTTGAGTCCACATACTTGGCTGTTGCAGCATCGCTCAATGGCGGGAATGTGTTGGCAAGTTTTGTGGAGATGCTGACTTCCTGGATGAGAGAGCTTG GTGCAGAGCTGAGTGACTCGTGCTTATACGAAAAGCTGATTCATTGTGCCCTGAACCAGGAAACCAGCAACCTGAGGGTGAGTCCTACTATCTTGGGAGAGAGACATGACCCTCTCTGCCTGGGCCACGTGACTGGCATCTCCACCTCCAATCTCTCCCTgggtcatgtgatcagggctCTCTGCCATGGAGTCCTGGACAACGTCACCTCGATGATGCCCGTAGAGCATCTGCAGCAGGCGGGGGTCCGCAGGATTGTGGGCAGTGGGAGCGCGCTCGCTCGGAACGAAGTGCTAAGACAGGAAGTGGAGAAGGCGTTCCCTCTGCAGGTGGTATACGGACAGAACGCAGACTCTGCTTTGGGCGTGGCAATGATTCTCTGTGACCGCCTTTGA
- the emc6 gene encoding ER membrane protein complex subunit 6, with the protein MAGVGAKREGPQFISEVAVRGNAAVLDYCRTSVSALSGATAGILGLTGLYGFIFYFLSSFLLSLLLILKAGRRWNKFFKSRRLLFTGGLVGGLFTYVLFWTFLYGMVHVY; encoded by the coding sequence ATGGCTGGAGTTGGGGCCAAGCGCGAGGGACCACAGTTCATCAGTGAAGTGGCAGTGAGAGGCAACGCGGCAGTGCTGGATTACTGCCGCACCTCTGTGTCTGCGCTCTCGGGAGCAACAGCCGGTATCCTTGGCCTGACGGGACTGTACGGCTTCATCTTTTATTTCCTATCATCCTTTCTCCTCTCGCTGCTGCTTATTCTCAAGGCCGGACGGCGGTGGAACAAATTCTTCAAATCACGGCGGCTGCTCTTTACTGGAGGCCTCGTCGGAGGCCTCTTCACATATGTCCTGTTCTGGACTTTCTTGTACGGGATGGTGCACGTATACTAG